A window of Campylobacter ureolyticus contains these coding sequences:
- a CDS encoding pyridoxamine 5'-phosphate oxidase family protein, producing the protein MEKNLIIAHMNEHHSDVLVKLFNKYSNFNVKSAKLVDFDENGIFLNSDNLEAKVPFNTIVTDGDFVSAIKNLAASLKEDFSKIKNEINEFRNSFKSVVIASIYNDQAIASYSPLIKFNDNFYIYISEISEHFKSISTNPDKIEILFLQDENEAASIILRKRLTYKTNAVEIRRNSDEFNNALASFLNQTSGKGGTKQISTMQDFHLFKLEFKKGRFVKGFGGAYDINGDEISLPHIKNPHKF; encoded by the coding sequence ATGGAAAAAAATTTAATCATAGCTCACATGAATGAGCATCACAGCGATGTTTTAGTTAAGCTTTTTAACAAATATTCAAATTTTAATGTAAAAAGTGCGAAATTAGTTGATTTTGATGAAAATGGGATTTTTCTAAACTCAGATAATTTAGAAGCAAAAGTACCTTTTAATACAATAGTTACAGATGGTGATTTTGTAAGTGCTATTAAAAATTTAGCCGCGAGTTTAAAAGAGGATTTTTCTAAAATTAAAAATGAAATTAATGAGTTTAGAAATTCTTTTAAAAGTGTTGTAATTGCGAGTATTTATAATGATCAAGCGATTGCGAGCTACTCACCGCTTATTAAATTTAATGATAATTTTTACATCTACATAAGTGAAATTAGTGAGCATTTTAAAAGCATAAGCACAAATCCTGACAAAATTGAAATTTTATTTTTACAAGATGAAAATGAAGCTGCTTCTATAATACTAAGAAAAAGGCTTACTTATAAGACAAATGCAGTTGAAATTCGAAGAAATAGTGATGAGTTTAATAATGCTTTAGCGAGTTTTTTAAATCAAACTAGTGGAAAAGGTGGAACAAAACAGATCTCAACTATGCAGGACTTTCATCTTTTTAAATTAGAGTTTAAAAAAGGCAGATTTGTAAAAGGATTTGGTGGTGCGTATGATATAAACGGTGATGAGATAAGCCTTCCACATATAAAAAATCCACATAAATTTTAA
- the dapB gene encoding 4-hydroxy-tetrahydrodipicolinate reductase, giving the protein MLKIGIYGSNGRMGKMIQECLKEYENVKVAALFDKNSSNLEDFFTSSDVVIDFSMPEGTKALLEFAKKNPKPLCIGTTGLSKDELNLMKEISKNMPILYATNMSLGVAVLNKLAFLASKALSEFDAEILEMHHRYKKDAPSGTALTLAKNVAIARNLDLDKVRVSGRDGIIGQRSKDEIAVMSLRGGDIVGRHTAGFYGNGEFIELNHTATSRATFANGAIKAAIWLSSQKNGLYDINDCLGL; this is encoded by the coding sequence ATGCTAAAAATAGGAATTTATGGCTCAAATGGCAGAATGGGAAAAATGATACAAGAGTGCTTAAAAGAGTATGAAAATGTAAAAGTCGCAGCTTTATTTGATAAAAATAGTTCAAATTTAGAGGATTTTTTCACATCATCAGATGTTGTGATTGACTTTTCTATGCCAGAGGGAACTAAAGCTCTTTTAGAATTCGCTAAAAAAAATCCAAAACCACTTTGTATCGGTACAACCGGACTTAGTAAAGATGAATTAAACTTAATGAAAGAAATTTCAAAAAATATGCCTATTTTATATGCCACAAATATGAGTTTAGGAGTAGCTGTTTTAAACAAACTTGCATTTTTAGCAAGCAAAGCCTTAAGCGAATTCGATGCTGAAATTTTAGAAATGCATCATAGATATAAAAAAGACGCTCCAAGTGGAACAGCCTTAACATTAGCTAAAAATGTCGCAATTGCTAGAAATTTGGACCTTGATAAAGTTAGAGTTAGTGGAAGAGATGGCATAATTGGACAAAGATCAAAAGATGAAATTGCTGTTATGAGCTTAAGAGGTGGAGATATTGTTGGTCGTCACACAGCAGGATTTTATGGAAATGGCGAGTTTATAGAGTTAAACCACACAGCAACATCAAGAGCTACTTTTGCAAATGGAGCCATAAAAGCTGCTATTTGGTTAAGCTCACAGAAAAATGGGCTTTATGATATAAATGATTGTTTAGGACTGTAA
- the purF gene encoding amidophosphoribosyltransferase, translating into MCAIVGIINSKDAAKTAYYALFAMQHRGQESSGISASFNHKIKTHKAQGLVSDIFNNEILNSLQGNIAIGHNRYSTAGSKDSKDAQPIWASYLLGEISIAHNGNLINKDEIRQNLIKEGAIFHSNMDTENIIHLIARSKKEHLQERIIEALNIIKGAYCLLIMSRSKIFAIRDKYGIRPLSIGKLKDGGYIIASETCAFDLVGATFVRDVKPGEMIIFEEGSDDFESIMLYEEKTPRICAFEYIYFARPDSVIDGKNVYEVRKNLGKTLALKNKIKADLVVPVPDSGVPAALGFSNESKIPFEMAIVRNHYVGRTFIEPTQEMRNLKVKLKLNPMSEVLKGKSIIVVDDSIVRGTTSKKIVELLKHAGAKEVHLKIAAPRIKFPDVYGIDTPTKNELISANLSDDEILKYTGADSLEFLEIDELKNAIGNEREYSLVSFDGNYFVK; encoded by the coding sequence ATGTGTGCTATCGTTGGTATAATAAATTCAAAAGATGCTGCAAAAACTGCTTATTATGCGCTTTTTGCGATGCAACACCGTGGACAAGAATCAAGCGGAATCAGTGCAAGTTTTAATCACAAAATAAAAACTCATAAAGCACAAGGCTTGGTTAGCGATATTTTTAATAATGAAATTTTAAACTCTTTACAGGGAAATATTGCAATTGGACATAATAGATACTCAACCGCTGGTAGTAAAGATAGCAAAGATGCACAGCCTATTTGGGCTAGTTATTTGCTTGGCGAAATATCAATAGCACATAATGGAAATTTGATAAATAAAGATGAAATTAGGCAAAATTTAATAAAAGAGGGTGCAATATTTCACTCAAATATGGACACCGAAAATATAATTCATTTGATTGCTAGAAGTAAAAAAGAGCACTTGCAAGAGCGAATTATAGAGGCTTTAAATATTATAAAAGGAGCCTATTGCCTTCTTATAATGAGTAGATCAAAAATATTTGCCATAAGAGATAAATATGGAATTAGACCTCTTAGTATAGGAAAATTAAAAGATGGCGGATATATAATCGCAAGTGAGACCTGTGCTTTTGACTTAGTTGGTGCTACTTTTGTGCGTGATGTAAAGCCAGGTGAAATGATTATTTTTGAAGAAGGAAGTGATGATTTTGAAAGTATAATGCTATATGAAGAAAAAACTCCTAGAATTTGCGCTTTTGAATACATATACTTTGCAAGACCAGATAGCGTTATAGATGGAAAAAATGTTTATGAAGTAAGAAAAAATTTAGGAAAAACTTTGGCTTTAAAAAATAAAATAAAAGCTGATCTAGTAGTTCCTGTGCCAGATAGTGGAGTGCCAGCAGCACTTGGTTTTTCGAATGAAAGCAAAATCCCTTTTGAAATGGCAATAGTTAGAAACCACTATGTAGGAAGAACCTTTATAGAGCCAACCCAAGAAATGAGAAATTTAAAAGTAAAATTAAAGCTAAATCCTATGAGTGAGGTTTTAAAAGGAAAAAGTATTATTGTAGTCGATGATAGTATAGTTAGAGGAACGACTTCTAAAAAAATAGTTGAACTTTTAAAACATGCTGGAGCTAAAGAAGTTCATCTTAAAATAGCTGCTCCAAGAATAAAATTTCCTGATGTTTATGGTATAGACACACCTACAAAAAATGAGTTAATAAGTGCAAATTTAAGCGATGATGAAATTTTAAAATACACAGGGGCTGATAGTTTAGAGTTTTTAGAAATAGATGAACTAAAAAATGCTATAGGGAATGAAAGAGAATATTCACTCGTTAGTTTTGATGGAAACTACTTTGTAAAATAA
- the ilvD gene encoding dihydroxy-acid dehydratase, whose amino-acid sequence MRSDIIKKGYTKAPHRSLLRATGLRDEDFDKPFIGVANSFIEIIPGHFFLNKFSQIIKDEIRKNGCVPFEFNCIGVDDGIAMGHEGMLYSLPSRELIANSVETVMNAHALDALICIPNCDKIVPGMIMGALRVNVPTVFISGGPMAAGVDKDSGEALDLNSVFEGVGAYEVGKIDEKKLKMLECESCPGGGSCSGMFTANSMNSLCEAMGIALVGNGTILALTPEREELARAAARRICKIALDDKFKIKNILNKKAIRNAFVCDMAMGGSSNTILHMLAISREAGCALDIKELNEISKNIAHIAKVAPSLPSVHMQDIARAGGIIAILNEISKRDNGMLDLDNLTVTGEMMSERVKNHKVADYNIIKSVDKPYSKVGGLAILFGNLAKQGCVIKAAGIVGERKFSGKAICFNSQDEAISGISSGKVQKGDVVVIRYEGPKGGPGMQEMLSPTSLIMGRGLGADVALITDGRFSGATRGFSIGHVSPEAAEGGMIGLLKDGDIIDIDVDSYSINVRLSDDEIAKRRKEWKYEGKKVSSRWLRQYQKLVTNASNGAILEA is encoded by the coding sequence ATGAGAAGTGATATAATTAAAAAAGGCTACACAAAAGCCCCTCACCGCTCACTTTTAAGAGCGACAGGGCTTAGGGATGAGGATTTTGATAAACCATTTATCGGTGTTGCAAATAGTTTTATAGAGATAATTCCAGGGCATTTTTTTCTAAATAAATTTAGTCAAATTATAAAAGATGAGATAAGAAAAAATGGTTGTGTACCTTTTGAGTTTAACTGTATAGGCGTTGATGATGGTATTGCGATGGGACATGAGGGGATGCTTTACTCACTTCCAAGCCGTGAATTAATAGCAAATTCAGTAGAAACCGTGATGAATGCTCACGCACTTGACGCGCTTATTTGCATACCAAACTGTGATAAGATTGTTCCTGGCATGATAATGGGAGCTTTGAGAGTAAATGTTCCTACTGTGTTTATAAGTGGCGGTCCAATGGCTGCTGGAGTTGATAAAGATAGTGGGGAAGCGCTTGATTTAAATAGTGTGTTTGAAGGCGTTGGAGCTTATGAGGTTGGTAAAATCGATGAAAAAAAGTTAAAAATGCTTGAGTGTGAGTCCTGTCCAGGTGGTGGAAGCTGTAGTGGAATGTTTACAGCAAATTCTATGAATTCACTTTGTGAAGCGATGGGAATAGCTTTGGTTGGTAATGGCACAATTTTGGCGCTAACTCCCGAGCGTGAAGAGCTAGCAAGAGCTGCAGCTAGAAGGATTTGTAAAATCGCACTTGATGATAAATTTAAAATAAAAAATATCTTAAATAAAAAAGCTATTAGAAATGCTTTTGTCTGCGATATGGCAATGGGTGGAAGCTCAAATACAATTTTGCATATGCTAGCAATTAGCCGTGAAGCAGGGTGTGCGCTTGATATAAAAGAGTTAAATGAGATCAGTAAAAATATAGCCCACATTGCAAAAGTAGCTCCTAGTCTTCCAAGCGTGCATATGCAGGATATTGCACGAGCTGGAGGAATAATTGCTATATTAAATGAAATTTCAAAAAGAGATAATGGCATGCTTGATCTTGATAATCTAACAGTAACTGGTGAGATGATGAGTGAGCGCGTAAAAAACCATAAAGTAGCTGATTATAATATCATAAAAAGTGTTGATAAGCCTTATTCAAAAGTAGGTGGTTTGGCGATTTTATTTGGAAATTTAGCAAAGCAAGGGTGTGTTATAAAAGCAGCTGGTATTGTTGGAGAGCGTAAATTTAGTGGAAAAGCAATTTGCTTTAACTCACAAGATGAAGCAATTAGTGGAATTTCAAGTGGAAAAGTTCAAAAGGGCGATGTTGTGGTAATTCGCTATGAAGGTCCAAAAGGTGGTCCTGGAATGCAAGAGATGTTAAGTCCAACAAGTCTTATAATGGGCCGAGGTCTTGGAGCTGATGTGGCACTTATAACAGATGGTAGATTTAGCGGTGCTACAAGAGGATTTTCAATCGGTCATGTAAGCCCAGAAGCAGCAGAGGGCGGAATGATAGGACTTTTAAAAGATGGCGATATTATAGATATTGATGTTGATAGCTACTCTATAAATGTCCGTTTAAGCGACGATGAAATTGCAAAACGTCGCAAAGAGTGGAAATATGAGGGCAAAAAAGTAAGTTCTCGCTGGTTAAGACAGTATCAAAAGTTAGTTACCAATGCAAGTAATGGGGCGATTTTGGAGGCTTAA
- the ypfJ gene encoding KPN_02809 family neutral zinc metallopeptidase yields the protein MKWRDQKSSSNIDDRRFQKTPASMVNLQVLIPLIRWLLKTKFGRVVLLIGVIAMFLGYNPLALISTGGVQNAQISKDDDKYAQFIGVVLAQTENIWNKQFQIIGKNYKEPKLVLFRGAVQSGCGFANSQVGPFYCPADQKIYIDLSFFDELANRHNAPGDFANAYVLAHEVGHHVQNLLGILSQANREKQGKNKKDQNAIQVKVELGADCLAGVWAHYLDDILEDGDIDEALNAASMIGDDTLQKQANGYVVPDSFTHGSAMQRKNAFYKGYKSGDISICKF from the coding sequence ATGAAATGGCGAGATCAAAAATCAAGTAGTAATATAGACGATAGAAGGTTTCAAAAAACTCCTGCTAGTATGGTAAATTTACAGGTTTTAATACCACTTATCAGATGGCTTTTAAAAACAAAATTTGGAAGAGTTGTGTTACTAATAGGCGTTATAGCTATGTTTTTAGGATACAATCCACTTGCTTTAATTTCTACTGGCGGAGTTCAAAATGCACAAATTTCAAAAGATGATGATAAATATGCACAATTTATAGGAGTTGTTTTAGCACAAACCGAAAATATATGGAATAAACAATTTCAAATAATAGGAAAAAATTACAAAGAACCAAAACTTGTGCTTTTTAGAGGTGCCGTTCAAAGTGGATGTGGATTTGCGAACTCGCAAGTTGGACCATTTTACTGTCCAGCCGATCAAAAAATCTATATCGATTTAAGTTTTTTTGATGAGTTAGCCAATAGACATAACGCTCCAGGAGATTTTGCAAATGCTTATGTTTTAGCTCATGAAGTAGGCCATCATGTGCAAAATTTACTAGGAATTTTATCTCAAGCAAATAGAGAAAAACAAGGAAAAAATAAAAAAGATCAAAACGCTATACAAGTAAAAGTTGAACTTGGGGCTGATTGTTTAGCCGGTGTTTGGGCACATTATCTTGATGATATTTTAGAAGATGGGGATATAGATGAAGCCTTAAATGCAGCAAGCATGATAGGCGATGACACACTTCAAAAACAAGCTAATGGATATGTTGTGCCTGATTCTTTTACTCACGGCTCAGCTATGCAAAGAAAAAATGCTTTCTACAAAGGCTATAAAAGCGGAGACATATCGATATGCAAATTTTAA
- a CDS encoding S8 family serine peptidase, whose translation MPSKKILNILALGLINLTCFANDGLSNVSQFKEILDKSYDLINLDNVRQNSPEMDGSGVIVGILDTAINTNHPSFEGKHLGTEGVLFQNSWNGQRKGNHGTHVAGIILGKKINDNEPYGVAHNAKFYNLGAIEEKHYNDIGGNNINNAFKDKGIKVINHSWGKGLYPLIDMQLKGNRYRDLLPDIKSQYPQIWGHKNKIDYELVRWLAGKNTQDLIALSKDDKILNVFAAGNSGIISSSVDSIVPSYDEDIRAWLNVGNLNALNAEKNADGSITLKNDFKISWNDAKSKDYYGRPIRWTGVDGSLISSQLFVGSTNYSLLAPGYQILAANADLSATNKEKYIPMTGTSMAAPMVSGAAALVAQKYPFLDGAGIADVLLTTANKNLNLPDVVLKAIEGGSSGYYVVYLNKEIPRNLDGTINENEVRQDLLAMGIPNSNDDITVTKILTNVKDKTGKISDKFVVKLTQEEYAGQGVLDVEKALKGLAILDLNRLNDKDIEKFKDENTAFYTIDTKGHNGEFSNDISQQTWLDSRHLEDDVAINKLNIKYRDIRKIGLKKEGFGTLTLSGENIYEGPTRAVDGTLELKGNNSKKASIKGDAYAENNAKFIVDNAKIEKNAYANKGNLEIKNNSEILGKTYAQNSGIINLIKNSILKTSEVILESGTLTSDNDKTDVKATIEMNSFTAKEGKNNIKNLNLDIKANAINSAKSTLDILGNLFFNFTAATSSFNNFGNINIKDKLEIRSKTNYTNKSGSTLNLDTKDAIFYTLGSFINEGKLNFKTDTIDDLGLIIAGEKAVLKDTEKLNVNLVSPANIDIINQKYQDGLGIEIVRTGEGIDTNIAKNLITLNEQNSELLELSTEKTGDEKSLYFVMNTKKEHQNKTVQDLIKSINDSKKPDITIPNNKIVGKKSHPDPTDPTDPTDPTDPTDPTDPTDPTDPTDPTDPTDPTDPTDPTDPTDPTDPTDPTDPTDPTDPTDPTDPTDPTDPTDPTDPTDPTDPTDPTDPTDPTDPTDPTDPTDPTDPTDPTDPTDPTDPTDPTDPTDPTDPTDPTDPTDPTDPTDPTDPTDPTDPTDPTDPTDPTDPTDPTDPTDPTDPTDPTDPTDPTDPTDPTDPTDPTDPTDPTDPTDPTDPTDPTDPTDPTDPTDPTDPTDPTDPTDPTDPTDPTDPTDPTDPTDPTDPTDPTDPTDPTDPTDPTDPTDPTDPTDPTDPTDPTDPTDPTDPTDPTDPTDPTDPTDPTDPTDPTDPTDPTDPTDPTDPTDPTDPTDPTDPTDPTDPTDPTDPTDPTDPVSKPKAKLPKELDDAKDILNSLLLSNEGNINTAIVTTISLALENDDAAIRDESIRVLTNLVREVKKNKPNVSKPTKTFNIETKRAVNRDMMLNPTKNSPMVTANAMKYLDGTKLASNSDDLRYLIDLIDREIYKNSFNISAIGAKNNESGHSHSLAGGVVSFNKMFDSTLVGGYFSYAKADSNNDVSLKSDLYEVGAYARQYLDNNEFDLSIGYGLGNNKADYNLKLLATNLNYKAKFDSSYLTVGTAYGYKFNVNDNFSIKPFIGLDYFDYTQDSFTASTNHKDVGNLTQTFDKSKFKNLQANLGLEMLYNNKNITLYARPYIARDIYQRNNGMRSYFGSSNYYFMLNEEARKRTSFVFDFGIQTEISRNLFINIGGGIYLNKDDKIYNGQIGFTYRF comes from the coding sequence ATGCCCAGTAAAAAAATACTTAATATTTTAGCCTTAGGTTTGATAAATCTAACATGTTTTGCCAATGATGGATTATCAAACGTAAGTCAGTTTAAGGAAATTTTAGATAAATCTTATGATTTAATTAATTTAGACAATGTTCGGCAAAATAGCCCGGAAATGGATGGTAGTGGTGTTATAGTTGGTATTTTAGACACAGCTATAAATACAAACCACCCTAGTTTTGAAGGAAAACATCTAGGAACTGAGGGTGTTCTTTTCCAAAATTCATGGAACGGTCAAAGAAAAGGTAATCATGGAACTCATGTCGCAGGTATAATTTTAGGTAAAAAAATAAACGATAATGAGCCTTATGGTGTAGCCCACAATGCTAAATTTTATAATTTAGGAGCAATAGAAGAAAAACACTATAATGATATAGGAGGAAATAATATAAACAATGCCTTTAAAGATAAGGGCATAAAAGTCATCAATCATAGTTGGGGAAAAGGTCTTTATCCACTGATAGATATGCAACTTAAAGGCAATAGATATAGAGATCTCTTACCAGACATAAAGTCACAATATCCACAAATTTGGGGTCATAAAAATAAAATAGATTATGAACTTGTTAGGTGGTTAGCTGGTAAAAATACACAAGATTTGATAGCTCTTTCTAAGGACGATAAAATTTTAAATGTTTTTGCTGCTGGAAACTCAGGAATCATTTCATCTTCAGTTGATTCTATAGTTCCATCTTATGATGAAGATATAAGAGCTTGGCTTAATGTAGGAAATTTAAATGCATTAAATGCTGAAAAAAATGCAGATGGAAGTATAACTTTAAAAAATGATTTTAAAATTAGTTGGAATGATGCTAAATCAAAAGATTATTATGGAAGACCTATTCGATGGACTGGTGTGGATGGTTCACTAATTAGTTCGCAGCTTTTTGTAGGCTCGACAAATTATTCACTTCTTGCTCCAGGATATCAAATTTTAGCAGCAAATGCCGACCTATCCGCAACTAACAAAGAAAAATATATTCCTATGACAGGAACATCTATGGCAGCTCCTATGGTAAGTGGTGCAGCAGCTTTAGTAGCTCAAAAATATCCTTTCCTAGATGGGGCTGGGATAGCTGATGTTTTACTAACAACTGCAAATAAAAATTTAAATTTACCAGATGTTGTCCTAAAAGCAATAGAAGGCGGAAGTTCTGGATATTATGTAGTTTATTTAAATAAAGAAATTCCTAGAAACCTTGATGGAACAATAAATGAAAATGAAGTAAGACAAGATTTATTAGCAATGGGAATTCCTAATTCAAACGATGATATTACTGTTACAAAAATTTTAACTAATGTAAAAGATAAAACTGGTAAAATTTCTGATAAATTTGTTGTCAAACTAACACAAGAAGAATATGCTGGTCAAGGTGTTTTAGACGTAGAAAAAGCATTAAAGGGTCTAGCTATTTTAGATCTTAATAGGCTAAATGATAAAGATATAGAAAAATTTAAAGATGAAAATACGGCATTTTATACTATCGATACTAAAGGTCATAACGGCGAGTTTTCAAATGACATTTCTCAACAAACTTGGCTTGATAGCAGACATTTAGAAGATGATGTTGCTATAAACAAATTAAATATAAAATACAGAGATATAAGAAAAATAGGTCTTAAAAAAGAAGGTTTTGGAACTTTAACACTAAGTGGTGAAAATATCTATGAAGGTCCAACTAGAGCAGTAGATGGCACTTTAGAGCTAAAAGGAAACAATAGTAAAAAAGCTAGCATTAAAGGTGATGCCTACGCGGAAAATAATGCTAAATTTATAGTAGATAACGCCAAAATAGAGAAAAATGCTTATGCCAATAAAGGAAATTTAGAGATAAAAAACAATAGTGAAATTTTAGGTAAAACCTATGCTCAAAATAGTGGAATCATAAATTTAATTAAAAACTCTATTTTAAAAACAAGTGAAGTGATTTTAGAAAGTGGAACTCTCACAAGTGATAATGATAAAACAGATGTTAAAGCAACCATAGAAATGAATAGTTTCACAGCTAAAGAAGGTAAAAATAATATAAAAAATTTAAATCTAGATATAAAAGCTAATGCTATTAATAGTGCAAAATCAACACTTGATATACTTGGCAATCTATTTTTTAACTTTACAGCAGCAACCTCTAGTTTTAATAACTTTGGAAATATAAATATAAAAGATAAATTAGAAATCAGATCAAAAACAAATTACACAAACAAATCTGGAAGTACTTTAAATTTAGATACAAAAGATGCTATTTTTTACACTCTTGGAAGTTTTATAAATGAGGGAAAATTAAATTTTAAAACAGATACGATAGATGACTTAGGTCTTATAATAGCTGGTGAAAAAGCCGTCCTAAAAGATACTGAAAAATTAAATGTAAACCTGGTGTCTCCTGCAAATATCGACATTATAAATCAAAAATATCAAGATGGATTAGGTATAGAAATAGTAAGAACAGGTGAGGGTATAGATACAAATATAGCTAAAAATCTTATAACCTTAAACGAGCAAAATAGTGAACTTTTAGAACTATCAACTGAAAAAACAGGTGATGAGAAATCACTTTATTTTGTTATGAATACAAAAAAAGAACATCAAAATAAAACCGTTCAAGATCTTATAAAATCTATAAATGATAGCAAAAAACCAGATATAACAATTCCAAATAATAAAATAGTTGGTAAAAAGTCACACCCAGATCCAACAGATCCAACAGATCCAACAGATCCAACAGATCCAACAGATCCAACAGATCCAACAGATCCAACAGATCCAACAGATCCAACAGATCCAACAGATCCAACAGATCCAACAGATCCAACAGATCCAACAGATCCAACAGATCCAACAGATCCAACAGATCCAACAGATCCAACAGATCCAACAGATCCAACAGATCCAACAGATCCAACAGATCCAACAGATCCAACAGATCCAACAGATCCAACAGATCCAACAGATCCAACAGATCCAACAGATCCAACAGATCCAACAGATCCAACAGATCCAACAGATCCAACAGATCCAACAGATCCAACAGATCCAACAGATCCAACAGATCCAACAGATCCAACAGATCCAACAGATCCAACAGATCCAACAGATCCAACAGATCCAACAGATCCAACAGATCCAACAGATCCAACAGATCCAACAGATCCAACAGATCCAACAGATCCAACAGATCCAACAGATCCAACAGATCCAACAGATCCAACAGATCCAACAGATCCAACAGATCCAACAGATCCAACAGATCCAACAGATCCAACAGATCCAACAGATCCAACAGATCCAACAGATCCAACAGATCCAACAGATCCAACAGATCCAACAGATCCAACAGATCCAACAGATCCAACAGATCCAACAGATCCAACAGATCCAACAGATCCAACAGATCCAACAGATCCAACAGATCCAACAGATCCAACAGATCCAACAGATCCAACAGATCCAACAGATCCAACAGATCCAACAGATCCAACAGATCCAACAGATCCAACAGATCCAACAGATCCAACAGATCCAACAGATCCAACAGATCCAACAGATCCAACAGATCCAACAGATCCAACAGATCCAACAGATCCAACAGATCCAACAGATCCAACAGATCCAACAGATCCAACAGATCCAACAGATCCAACAGATCCAACAGATCCAACAGATCCAACAGATCCAACAGATCCAACAGATCCAACAGATCCAACAGATCCAACAGATCCAACAGATCCAACAGATCCAACAGATCCAACAGATCCAACAGATCCAACAGATCCAACAGATCCAACAGATCCAACAGATCCAACAGATCCAGTGTCTAAACCAAAAGCAAAGCTTCCTAAAGAATTAGATGATGCTAAAGATATATTAAACTCACTATTGTTATCTAATGAGGGAAATATAAATACAGCTATAGTTACAACTATAAGCTTAGCTTTGGAAAATGATGATGCAGCTATAAGAGATGAAAGCATAAGGGTTTTAACTAATTTAGTTAGAGAAGTTAAAAAGAATAAGCCAAATGTGTCTAAGCCTACAAAAACATTTAATATCGAAACAAAAAGAGCAGTAAATAGAGATATGATGCTTAATCCAACTAAAAATAGTCCTATGGTAACAGCTAATGCTATGAAATATTTAGATGGAACAAAGCTTGCCTCGAATTCTGATGATTTAAGATATTTAATCGATTTAATAGATAGAGAAATTTATAAAAATTCATTTAATATTTCAGCTATTGGAGCAAAAAATAATGAATCTGGCCACAGCCACAGTCTTGCAGGTGGAGTTGTAAGCTTTAATAAAATGTTTGATTCAACTCTTGTTGGTGGATATTTCTCGTATGCTAAAGCAGATAGTAACAACGATGTAAGTTTAAAATCAGACCTTTATGAAGTAGGTGCCTATGCTAGACAATATCTTGATAATAATGAGTTTGATTTATCTATAGGTTATGGTTTAGGAAATAATAAAGCTGATTATAATCTAAAACTATTAGCTACAAATTTAAATTATAAAGCTAAATTTGATTCTAGTTACTTAACAGTAGGCACAGCTTATGGATATAAATTTAATGTAAATGATAATTTCAGCATTAAACCATTTATAGGGCTTGATTATTTTGACTATACACAAGATAGTTTTACGGCTTCGACAAATCATAAAGATGTTGGAAATTTAACACAAACATTTGATAAATCTAAATTTAAAAATTTACAGGCAAATTTAGGTTTAGAAATGCTTTATAACAATAAAAATATCACTCTTTATGCAAGACCTTATATCGCAAGAGATATTTATCAAAGAAATAATGGTATGAGATCATATTTTGGATCAAGCAATTATTACTTTATGCTAAATGAAGAAGCAAGGAAAAGAACAAGTTTTGTATTTGACTTTGGTATCCAAACAGAAATATCTAGAAATTTATTTATAAATATAGGTGGCGGTATCTATCTTAATAAAGATGACAAAATTTATAACGGACAAATCGGCTTTACATACAGATTTTAA